The following are encoded together in the Diabrotica undecimpunctata isolate CICGRU chromosome 7, icDiaUnde3, whole genome shotgun sequence genome:
- the LOC140446330 gene encoding uncharacterized protein produces MEFFLKNIPPTIKAILDAGNLHEHLPKFSKSTLYRLLREMGFAYEKIGKKAVMMERPDIINWRHKFLRKIKNYRNQGYNIFYLDESWVNIGHTVNKVWMDSTITSYKDAFLKGLTTGLNDPKQRGPRFVLLHVGSDRGFLPNSECVFLAKKDSGDYHDEMNGESFEDWFENKLIVNLPKGEKNVVVMDNAPYHSCKQNFPKSSWNKQQIQEWFREKDIFYEENDLKSELLDVAKTVMQIYTTSITSKLWSRNTA; encoded by the coding sequence ATGGAATTTTTCTTAAAGAACATACCTCCCACAATCAAAGCTATCCTGGATGCCGGTAATTTACACGAACATTTGCCTAAATTTTCCAAAAGTACTCTATATCGACTATTGCGAGAAATGGGGTTTGCTTATGAAAAAATAGGAAAGAAAGCAGTAATGATGGAACGTCCTGACATAATAAATTGGAGGCATAAATTTCTTAGAAAAATAAAGAATTATCGAAATCAAGGatacaatattttctatttgGATGAAAGTTGGGTAAATATCGGACATACAGTAAATAAGGTATGGATGGATTCAACCATAACCAGTTATAAGGATGCATTTTTAAAAGGCTTGACTACTGGTCTAAATGATCCAAAACAAAGAGGTCCGAGATTTGTCTTGTTACATGTTGGATCTGATAGAGGTTTTCTACCAAATTCAGAATGtgtatttttagcaaaaaaagatTCAGGCGACTACCATGACGAAATGAACGGCGAGTCTTTCGAAGActggtttgaaaataaactaaTAGTAAACCTCCCAAAAGGAGAAAAAAATGtggtagtaatggataatgctccatatcattcATGCAAACAAAATTTCCCAAAAAGCTCCTGGAACAAACAACAAATTCAAGAATGGTTTCGAGAGAAGGATATATTTTATGAAGAAAATGATTTAAAGTCAGAACTATTGGATGTAGCAAAAACAGTTATGCAGATATATACGACAAGTATAACATCGAAACTTTGGTCGAGAAATACGGCGTAG